The Branchiostoma lanceolatum isolate klBraLanc5 chromosome 19, klBraLanc5.hap2, whole genome shotgun sequence DNA segment CCCAGTATGAACACAATTCAATCTGCTAAATAAGGGTTATAGCACTTTAAATTGAAACCACCTCCTACTGGTCAAATTGTGTTCATATTGGGCTAAGATAGCCAGCTAAATTAGCCAgttaaatcttttaatttattcaactggctatgataggcttaatatgaacaGGGTCTGTGTCCTAGTCTATCTCATATAAAATGAGTCTGAAAGAAACAACAGTATAATCATGataaaaatagatgaataaacaaaagaatAATACTGTGCTAATActagcaggggttcatctaaatcgggaaagaggggcgctgcgccttcttgtttcagcccagcgcccccttgtcaaattcagattttagcttaatccccagcatacagccttccctcagggatcgattcttccataaatacatagaatttgctccctCGTCTgcgtgtgctccctcttgtttattttttctaGCAAAACCCCTGACTAGTACTAGAAATCCTGATAAATGTAAGTAATATATCAGTTTAACAGGAGTTAATATTGAAATAGTATCATTCTTTAACAACTTTTCTGGTATGGATAACAAGTTGAGTTTTGATACATGGATAGGATTAGATACATTCAGCTCTACACATTTTGGAACCACTTTTGGCTGTGTACTAAGCCTTAAATCCATTCATCATTGCACAGTTATTCAGTAGCCGATTGCCACACAAATTGTAGTTAGTGATGTGAGAGATTTGAATCTAATGTTCATTGGAGGAATCTGTCTCCACTGTCTAGAGATTCTGGAGTCAGCTTGGCCACCAGACAGCTCACACCAAAAGGTAGTACCTCGTCAGCCAAGTACTTCCCTATTGGCGGGGGGTCGATGTCTGCCTGCTCCCAACAGCGCGCGCCGTACTTGAAAAACGACAGCTGGATCGTGCCTTGATCAGGACAACTCCACGAGCCTTCTTTGGTGCCAACAACGAGAACTAACTGTCCGCCATACACAACAAGTTGTAGGATTAAGAGTTTAACTTTGTTGGACAGTAGGGGAAGGCGCGGTCCTACGCGCCACTTTCCTTCGCTTGGATCGTAGATCTGTAACGTTGGTAGATGAGCGGTGGTTGTCCTGTGCTTCAGGAAGTACAGCAGGCCTTTGTGAGCGGTGAGAACCGGTCGTTCGTCCAGCTTGTTGATTGGATCAGGTGGGAGGGTCAGGGAGGTGAGGGTGTGAGCGTCAGGGTCGCAGCTGTAGAAGACGGTGTCGCCAATGAAGTACAGAAGTTCGCCGCATGCCGCGAGGGTTCCGACTCGTTGCGCCGGTAGCTGCTCCCACCGATCCCAAAACTGGTCTCCCCAGTGTCTCCGTAACCACGGCGCGTCGATCTCTACGCCAATCAAGTCCTGCATACTCTTCCTGTACAACCAGTGCCATGTTTGTGAGCGGTCGTCCGGCGGCCCTAGTTTCATAGTGTACACGTGTTCGTTTAGATACACCAGACTACAGTATCTTAGGTCGAAATTATTATCTTGGAACGCATAACCGTGGTATCTCCATACTTGTTTCCTTTCCTTTGGACGGACCAAACAATGCACATGAAGTGGTAAGTCATTGTTGACCATTTCAGGATCTATGTATGTCAGTGAAAACAGGTCGCAAGTCGGTGTGGCAACCATGCTATGGATAATGTAATCAGTATCCTCAAAATTGTCCCACATGTTTTGGCCAATCCTCTGAGAGGAAAGATTGTACACTTTTCCAGAGCGTGGTTCGTAGGCAGGGAAGCCGTGGCTGTCCTCAGAGTCTACCAACTTTGTCTGGAATATAATCATTTCCTTGTACCTGGTTCCAAGTCGAGGTGCACACGCAAGAAGTGCTGAAGTGTTGTTTCCCATTGCTTCGTCTCTCCCAAGACTGGAAGGAACATCTTGCTGCTGGCTTGTGTCTTGATCTGTGTCTTCTGTATGTCGTTCTTCATCCACTCCTTCTGTCTATAGTGTATCATCCTTAATACTCTGGATTTGCTCTTTCAACTGTAAGTCCACTTCTTCTTGTGGCACACCAAGAAATTCGCTCACCTTCCTCAATGCATCTTTGCCAAGATGTGGTAAACGGATGCACTTAAGAATCTCTGAGCCAGACTCTTCTTTTTCCTGTGACTCTTTAATCCAGCTTTTAGCTGTTTCAAGAACAGTTTCTTCATCATCTACGTACAACCCCACTAGTGACAGCAATTCCACTATCTGGCACAGAGGTAGCTGGAGGAAGTCAGGAGTGTTACAGACAGTCTTGAAATGCTGTTCGACGTATCTCTGACTTTTGTACTTCAGTTCTTCCATACCGTAGGTATCTGAAAAGGCAAACATCCCTACACAGTTGCTCTCGCAGACTTTTTTGCAGAGGAAGTTGGAACATTCTTCCCGAATCTTGTCGCATTGATGAAGACATGCTGCCGCACACAACTCTTGTACTTCACCCTCGGGTACCTGGGAATGGAAACAGCATTTGTTAATTTATCTATCTACTTGTGTTTTCTTTAGCCAAGATAGACCAGCTCAGTGATTATTCACTGCTTAACAGCGGTGTACATATACTTAGTAACAGACCTATAATATGATACACACACATTTAAGTCCTTCTCataccagatggtgcatagggcggtgcccaactccgtttcagtagcccttgggccacacaaatttgtgcaatcactacaacagggggctagtccactggtagtggtgtaccatactctttcccaaatgctgagtgctaagcagaaaaagcagtatgtaccatcttAAAGTCTGTTATGACTCagccggggatcaaactcacgacctaccaaaCGCTAGGTACTCTACTCCctatagcagggggctagtccactggtaggatgtcttcaactacatgtagcatgcccatactctttcccaaatgcagagtactaagcagagaaagcagtacatgtatgtaccattatAAAGTCTTTAGTATGACTCGGCTGGGGATCGAATTTAGGACCTACCAAATGGAAGGCAAACACTTTACTCCCTTAGCCACTGAACTGagttatatacatacatacatacatatattacacaCCTCCAGTACTCCAGTGTAGAAATAGTCCAGGATGAGGCCCATGATGTGCTGACTGATCCCGTTGATGGTGACCCTGTCCTGCGTGGCCTCCGCCAGCCCTCCCGCAAACATAGCCGAGAAGTACGGACTGTTGGCAGCGAGGACGTTACGATGGCACGGGAAGCTGTGGACAGAACAGCAGGAAAAACACTTTGGCATTGTGTCTGTAAGATGTAAGACGTTAGGTTTTGAAAAAGCCTTAAGTTAGGAAAGTTATTCAGCAGCCAAGGTGCTTTCAGACAGAGTCACGTTTTAAACTAGAGATCATTAATCTCTTTTGTCAACTGACCTTGGCTAATGATACGTTACTGTAATATATAATTAAGTTATGTGGAGAAAGGAGGTTGTCTTACTCCCTAATCAAAGTAAGAATCCAAATATCAAATCCCCTTCTGTGCAATTTTATTCGATATTAGATCTTCTGCAAGATTATAGAATGTGCCTTGTTCTTCTATGTCCAATTTCATGCCATGGCTAATAATCAGTGCACAATGCTAAGGGGAGGGGCAGGTTAAAAACAGGATAATGTTCCCTACTAGTACTTTGTCTCTAAATTAAGGAAGACAATCAAGAACACTTTGGATGATCTAGAAATACCTTACCTGCGCCCTTCCACCTCGAGAGTGACGTCTGTTAGTTCTTCCTTCTGTCTCATGTCTTGAAGTGTCTGAAGGAGTCTTTCAGCCTGACCGGCGGGGTCTTCTAGAGTCAACATGGCGGCGCTACACACTGAATAACGGTACTTCAAGTCTTCCttcaaaataaaaaagataacaTAATAATTTTGTTTATGAGGGAATCCTTGTCAAACCTTTACACTTACAGAGCTTTTCTTAAACCTAACCTTAAAAGTATCACAGAAGAGACCTATGAATTATTTATCTTGAATTATTTCGTCATGTCTGAGCAGAAAACGGACAGGTTTCGACTGTATCATAATTTGTAGCTAGGCCAACTTAATTGCTTGcgagcgcccccctccccaccaatgCACAAAATTGTAAACATTAGCAAAACTAATGTTAAATCATATAGCTTTCATGCAAATCATAGGATAGCATTAATAAGGCTATGAACGACATTTAGAGATATTCTGGCTACCTTAGTCCggtcaaatgttgttttctcTTGTGACCAACTTTGTATGACTTTCACGTCCTACATTTCCGTCGTCTGCAATGGACAGAAAGTAGCAGATGATTCGGAGCAGACAGAAGCTAGCCACGGATTAGCGACGGCCTATTCGAAACATATTGGCATTTTAGAAAGGcaggtaacgttatacacaaGCAGATACCTTGACGTTGTTGTCAGTTGCGAGGCAAAAATTTTCCTTTTTGAAAGTGCTCGATCATCTTGCGTCCAGATGAAAGAACTTGCGTCACAACCGTAATTATGTGCAGTACATTGCATTACATTGTAGTAACAGGTTGTATGagattcaagcagatgtggggaagagtgGTGCGCATGAAAACAGCTGTATGCCGTTGGTTTGAGAGATCAAAAAGGGGTCAGATGATCGTCATGATTGTTGATTTATAGCTAGCTTAAGTTATGATTGATGTGTATAGATGGTTATCATGCAAATCGGAGCTGATCTGCATAATTGAcgagaaaatatcataataccatagtggtaaatgacgggAATTGGTTCTTGCAGCATCTGTCAGATCAGATAAGAATGAAAATCAGGGACACAGTTGCATTATTGATAAAATTTTAGAGTAGCCTTCTTTAAGAAAATatcaagactttcatacttgtcTTATTTGGGTAGACAAGATCTTCAACTAACAATATACATTTCCTGGAAATAAGAATCTTATATAATCGATGAGAAACCTTATTATATATCATTCGTAAAGGTTGTAACataatttggcgaaggtatggggtcgtggaactcaatagattttgtttgtttgtttgaactttgtttattcatgagaagctcaaatcggcctgcaggccgcttttcattgaggtcatatTGAGGTACGCGCCACGCTCCGAGTGTGTTTTGATACGGgtatcacacacacaaatgcgtTTGGCACAAGCTGACGGGGACCCTCGTGCTAAAGCAGTAGATATCATCTACTTTCGGGCGGGAACTTGAAATCGCCGTgtatggggggtgggggtgatcaggcatcaaacttctgcacgtaaaagaacccaacacacttatcgagaagtgtAGGGTTGACCCGATGTGTGCTTGGCTGACAACGCCAATTGTATGGTGCATGATGGCCTGTTAAAGGGAGGCCCATATACGAAAACGTGATTATGATGCCATATTTGGAAGGCCGGAATTTTTGTTTGTGACACTTGTCTGGCCTTCGTTTTATTGAGTTCATAATTCACTTCTACGACTTTGGGAAGGCAAAGAATCTAGTCCACAAACATGTTTTCCATAGCATTTTTGCCCCATTGTTAAGCATTGAACTGCCTTTGCGCTGCTGCCGTAGCTATATACAAAAGAGTcctgcttcacctcaattgaggatgactgctttacctttatatCTCGGTATCTGTTTCGGTCTTAAGTTACAACGCTAGGATAAGCTGTTCGTTATTGTCTCTTACAAAGCCCCGATTATTTCTCAAAATCCTACATTCGGTACAAGTGATAAAACACTTAATCAAAAGTGCATATGGATTCATCTAAACCCTTGATGTGTTGACTTACAAGTCCTGATGTTTATTTCATAAACAACGTTTACAAACTGCAAACAGATACTAAGACCTATTTTTGAGTAGGCGAAACAGCGCTACTGTTTGCTTAAAGCTGCCGTGACGTGGGCTACATTATGCCTTCGGTTACAAAACAATCAGACATTGAAAGAGAACTGCTCTATCACCTTTAAGATTGATCACAGGCCAAATGAATAATAGGGTACTCTTAAGCTCGCGCTGCCATACTGCGATTTTCCATCCTTAACTTGGATTCTGACAGGTAAGGGCTTAGGGCTTATGTTTGTCTGGCATACCTTAAAGAATAATCAAGCGCATATCTGACAAAACTAAGGGGAAATCGTGTGGTAAATAATCACATGTAGGCGGAAGGCATCCGGCGCAGTTCAAGATGGCGATGTCTCTTCCTTGTGAAAGACAACAGTTTAACGCCAAAACGTCAGGCTAAATTTGAACGATTTAACTAGATAACAAAAAGAGGGCATGATAGTGAAGTCCTGGACATTTTttaacatgcacagccattggtcagacggtgtgacgtcataccccctatgtaaataaggtatagTGCCCCATAGTACACTTTCATGTGAGCTCCGTGTGCTCCACACGTCGACCCTTCCGCTCTTCACTCCGTGAGCCAAGCAGAAACATGCCGATTGTCGTCCACGTCTTCGGCGGGAGGTGTTCGAGTTGAAGCCCGAGGCGGTCTGTTTGACTACACGGCACCCTGTTGTTTCCCATAAGGTTGGACATATAGTAGCGCTTTGTGGCGTGGCGCTATGCTGTGTTGTTTCTCCTTTTAAGTGGTTCTTGTTGCGTTTTGTGAGAGAATTCTTTTGTCCGGGCAGTTTTTGTTAACGGTAAGTGTTTTATCCCGGTTTCCGTTTTTTCGGGGGGTGTTTTGTGGTCGTTTTATT contains these protein-coding regions:
- the LOC136425458 gene encoding uncharacterized protein isoform X1; translation: MGNNTSALLACAPRLGTRYKEMIIFQTKLVDSEDSHGFPAYEPRSGKVYNLSSQRIGQNMWDNFEDTDYIIHSMVATPTCDLFSLTYIDPEMVNNDLPLHVHCLVRPKERKQVWRYHGYAFQDNNFDLRYCSLVYLNEHVYTMKLGPPDDRSQTWHWLYRKSMQDLIGVEIDAPWLRRHWGDQFWDRWEQLPAQRVGTLAACGELLYFIGDTVFYSCDPDAHTLTSLTLPPDPINKLDERPVLTAHKGLLYFLKHRTTTAHLPTLQIYDPSEGKWRVGPRLPLLSNKVKLLILQLVVYGGQLVLVVGTKEGSWSCPDQGTIQLSFFKYGARCWEQADIDPPPIGKYLADEVLPFGVSCLVAKLTPESLDSGDRFLQ
- the LOC136425458 gene encoding kelch repeat and BTB domain-containing protein 8-like isoform X2 is translated as MLTLEDPAGQAERLLQTLQDMRQKEELTDVTLEVEGRSFPCHRNVLAANSPYFSAMFAGGLAEATQDRVTINGISQHIMGLILDYFYTGVLEVPEGEVQELCAAACLHQCDKIREECSNFLCKKVCESNCVGMFAFSDTYGMEELKYKSQRYVEQHFKTVCNTPDFLQLPLCQIVELLSLVGLYVDDEETVLETAKSWIKESQEKEESGSEILKCIRLPHLGKDALRKVSEFLGVPQEEVDLQLKEQIQSIKDDTL